From one Anabas testudineus chromosome 18, fAnaTes1.2, whole genome shotgun sequence genomic stretch:
- the LOC113157322 gene encoding uncharacterized protein LOC113157322, producing MSLQVCHCGWSKVTSHHGLRTHQGKMGCALKGAKVAEREQQYMWSTVGLSYAEKDIRMDVYSSLKTDSYSDMSLQVCHCGWAKMTTYQGLRIHQGKMGCTPKGMKIQKREQYDGKAQWKVEEEHIKQQITKRTIKKEIVAEAPGTKHRTSSALTTVAIKEEYKSYSAAFASSQRSSQKARNSKARYELRDFSTLPQVNRSVGENPTPAHLEAVVRPKDKKINRQTSSQISESGGKIGNLCKVKKEPKSPPMMPQHSSHTATISKPNHLLQDVTNVQVNKVVRKPPPPVPVHRENIRKDQMLSQNVPVPPRINFASAATIKEEPKPFFPISQQSFQRVTPSTSGSQLQDFCTGQQVNRLSREPPPHPPLAAVAQAQKKHRKDSTLSQNTQDSTTTYTHMDYATEEAAAKEDPKSSNEISEPDFSTGFTVQELAQMFSASTIQATAVQPKKKHREEPKVVKLQVQTFSAATDREAAARPKEEDRETQQMSQISEGGGKIGNLCRIKKEPKSPPMMPQHSSHTATISKPNHMLQDVTYVQVNKVVRKPPPPVPVHRENIRKNQMLSQNVPVPPRINFASAATIKEEPKPLSFKDSFQRVTTSTSGSQLQDSCTGQQVNRLSREPPPHPPLAAVAQAQKKHRKDSTLSQNTQDSTTTYTHMDYATEEAAAKEDPKSSNEISEPDFSTGITVKELAQMFSASTVQATAVQPKKKHREEPKVVKLQVQTFSAATDREAAARPKEEDRETQQMSQVPDRKSVATQRNPFRQQTTVTEDPKPPCESAQLSDFPTGIKVKDQARIFSATARQETVVLEKEKHREEPKLTQVKIQPQKLSSTTAQDTAVHTEENGEKDTGKTQEKEGKIPDDLKHKNQMKEEKMAVCRSYINIKDTAQPHQGSLDPLRMALWQRIDDVFSDMMNVVEDAKQKSHNLPISTLRTTTTTMMEQIHQKLDKLSSVELKWISRFSVDIKLDPTTAHRCLVSEDGMKVIDGSENQGACDTSRSPGSILGLNSLPTGKSYWEVEVSNKSGWILGVAGGNAKRKGKHDLSPDNSFWVIAHYENNEYTTLTAPPVRLSLKEKPQKVGVFVNYKERFVSFYNVIAQSHIYSFTECSFTGEIFPHFSVHS from the exons ATGAGCCTCCAGGTTTGTCACTGTGGTTGGTCCAAAGTCACAAGTCACCATGGCCTGAGAACTCACCAGGGGAAGATGGGATGTGCACTGAAAGGTGCCAAGGTTGCAGAGCGTGAACAGCAGTACATGTGGTCAACTGTGGGTCTTTCCTACGCTGAAAAGGACATCAGGATGGACGTCTACAGCTCTTTGAAGACAGACTCTTACTCAGACATGAGCCTCCAGGTTTGCCACTGCGGCTGGGCCAAAATGACGACTTACCAAGGTTTGAGAATTCATCAAGGGAAGATGGGATGCACGCCGAAGGGAATGAAGATCCAGAAGAGAGAGCAGTATGATGGGAAAGCTCAGTGGAAAGTTGAAGAGGAACACATCAAGCAGCAAATAACCAAGAGAACAATAAAAAAGGAG ATTGTGGCAGAGGCACCAGGCACCAAGCATCGCACCAGCTCGGCACTAACAACAGTGGCAATTAAGGAGGAATACAAATCAT ATTCTGCAGCTTTTGCATCTTCACAGCGCTCTTCCCAAAAAGCCAGAAATTCCAAAGCCAGGTATGAGCTGCGGGATTTCTCGACACTTCCACAG GTGAATAGATCAGTCGGGGAGAATCCAACACCAGCACACTTGGAAGCAGTTGTCCGACCtaaggataaaaaaataaatcgaCAAACATCATCACAG ATATCAGAGAGTGGAGGAAAGATAGGAAATTTGTGTAAAGTCAAGAAGGAGCCCAAATCAC CTCCTATGATGCCACAGCACTCTTCCCATACAGCCACGATCTCAAAACCAAATCATCTGCTGCAGGATGTCACTAATGTGCAG GTGAACAAAGTGGTCAGGAAGCCTCCACCCCCAGTTCCAGTTCATAGGGAGAATATCAGGAAGGATCAAATGTTGTCACAG AATGTTCCAGTGCCACCAAGAATTAACTTTGCAAGTGCAGCTACGATCAAGGAGGAACCCAAACCAT TTTTTCCAATTTCACAACAGTCTTTCCAAAGAGTCACACCCTCCACCTCAGGTAGTCAGCTGCAGGATTTCTGCACTGGTCAGCAG GTGAATAGACTGAGCAGGGAGCCTCCACCACATCCACCTTTAGCAGCAGTAGCCCAGGCTCAGAAGAAACATAGGAAGGATTCAACTTTGTCTCAG AACACACAAGATTCAACAACCACCTACACCCACATGGATTATGCaacagaagaagctgcagcaaaAGAGGATCCCAAATCAT cAAATGAGATCTCAGAGCCCGACTTCTCCACTGGCTTTACG GTGCAGGAACTGGCCCAGATGTTTTCAGCCTCCACTATTCAGGCGACCGCAGTCCAAccaaagaagaaacacagagaggaaccAAAAGTg gTGAAGCTACAGGTTCAAACGTTTTCAGCTGCCACAGACCGGGAAGCAGCAGCCCGACCAAAGGAGGAAGACAGGGAGACTCAACAGATGTCACAG ATATCAGAGGGTGGAGGAAAGATAGGAAATTTGTGTCGAATCAAGAAGGAGCCCAAATCAC CTCCTATGATGCCGCAGCACTCTTCCCATACAGCCACGATCTCAAAACCAAATCATATGCTGCAGGATGTCACTTATGTGCAG GTGAACAAAGTGGTCAGGAAGCCTCCACCCCCAGTTCCAGTTCACAGGGAGAATATCAGGAAGAATCAAATGTTGTCACAG AATGTTCCAGTGCCACCAAGAATTAACTTTGCAAGCGCAGCTACTATCAAGGAGGAACCCAAACCAC TCTCTTTCAAAGACTCTTTCCAAAGAGTCACAACCTCCACCTCAGGTAGTCAGCTGCAGGATTCCTGCACTGGTCAGCAG GTGAATAGACTGAGCAGGGAGCCTCCACCACATCCACCTTTAGCAGCAGTAGCCCAGGCTCAGAAGAAACATAGGAAGGATTCAACTTTGTCTCAG AACACACAAGATTCAACAACCACCTACACCCACATGGATTATGCaacagaagaagctgcagcaaaAGAGGATCCCAAATCAT cAAATGAGATCTCAGAGCCCGACTTCTCCACTGGCATTACG GTGAAGGAACTGGCCCAGATGTTTTCAGCCTCCACTGTTCAGGCGACCGCAGTCCAAccaaagaagaaacacagagaggaaccAAAAGTg gTGAAGCTACAGGTTCAAACGTTTTCAGCTGCCACAGACCGGGAAGCAGCAGCCCGACCAAAGGAGGAAGACAGGGAGACTCAACAGATGTCACAG GTGCCAGATAGGAAAAGTGTTGCTACCCAAAGGAATCCCTTTAGGCAACAAACCACAGTAACAGAGGATCCCAAACCAC CTTGTGAAAGTGCACAGCTCTCAGATTTCCCCACTGGTATAAAG GTGAAGGACCAGGCCAGGATATTTTCAGCTACCGCAAGACAGGAAACAGTTGTtctggagaaggagaaacacagagaggaaccAAAACTGACACAG GTAAAGATACAACCCCAGAAACTGTCGTCAACCACAGCTCAGGACACAGCAGTCCACACAGAGGAAAACGGCGAAAAGGATACAGGCAAAACCCAG gaaaaagaaggcAAAATCCCAGATGACCTAAAACACAAGAACCagatgaaagaagagaagatgGCTGTTTGCCGATCATACATAAACATCAAG GACACAGCACAGCCTCATCAGGGCAGTTTGGACCCTTTGCGCATGGCTTTGTGGCAGCGGATCGATGATGTGTTCTCAGATATGATGAACGTTGTGGAGGATGCCAAGCAGAAGTCCCACAACCTTCCAATCTCCACCCTGAGAACTACAACAACGACAATGATGGAACAAATTCACCAGAAACTGGATAAACTTTCCTCTGTTG AACTTAAATGGATTTCCAGgttttcag TGGATATAAAGCTGGATCCAACCACTGCACACCGATGCCTCGTTTCTGAGGATGGGATGAAAGTGATTGATGGATCAGAGAATCAGGGAGCTTGTGATACTTCAAGGAGTCCTGGCAGCATCCTGGGGCTCAACAGCCTGCCCACTGGGAAGTCTTACTGGGAAGTGGAGGTCAGCAACAAGAGCGGGTGGATTCTCGGAGTAGCAGGAGGCAACGCAAAGCGCAAGGGGAAACATGACCTGAGCCCAGATAACAGTTTCTGGGTTATTGCACACTATGAAAACAATGAGTACACCACCCTGACAGCACCACCTGTTCGTCTTTCCCTGAAAGAGAAACCACAGAAAGTCGGAGTGTTTGTGAACTACAAGGAGCGTTTTGTGTCCTTCTATAATGTGATAGCTCAGTCTCACATCTACTCTTTTACTGAGTGCTCATTCACTGGAGAAATCTTCCCCCATTTCAGTGTCCACAGTTAA
- the LOC113157639 gene encoding complement C1q tumor necrosis factor-related protein 3-like — translation MNFSILLFVLLLNGSILAQDAINATDIKINRQTQLVCVSDMCDFLLKFGAMEEKLKATESRLEDSETRLTNLENQVLELKNKERTKVVFSAAAGGNGQIGPYNANTVLIYRTVITNIGSAYSHFTGIFTAPVAGIYYFTFFYHAGGLETANLTLIKNNQVVVNAYDHKSLQDGADNGGNAVFLQLQEGDQVYMRLGAYSQVWGYNQRTTFSGLLVSQV, via the exons ATGaatttttccattttactttttgtgttgctgttgaatGGCTCAATTTTGGCCCAGGATGCAATTAATGCtactgacataaaaataaatagacagacacagttagTTTGCGTTTCCGACATGTGTGATTTCCTGTTGAAGTTTGGTGCCAtggaggaaaaactgaaagCTACTGAGTCCAGACTAGAGGACAGTGAAACCAGACTCACAAACTTGGAAAACCAAGTTCTGGAGCTGAAAAACAAAG aaagaacaaaagtagtgttcagtgctgcagcaggtgGGAATGGACAAATTGGACCCTACAATGCAAACACAGTTCTGATctacagaacagtgataacaaacATTGGCAGTGCTTATAGTCATTTCACAG GTATCTTCACTGCACCTGTTGCAGGCATTTACTACTTCACCTTCTTTTATCACGCTGGAGGATTAGAAACAGCAAATCTAACCCTCATCAAGAACAATCAGGTTGTTGTGAATGCCTATGACCACAAATCATTGCAGGACGGGGCTGATAACGGAGGCAACGCAGTGTTCCTTCAGCTGCAGGAGGGGGACCAGGTCTATATGCGCTTGGGTGCATATTCGCAAGTGTGGGGATACAATCAAAGGACCACCTTCAGTGGGCTTTTAGTCAGTCAAGTGTGA
- the LOC113157323 gene encoding E3 ubiquitin-protein ligase TRIM39-like, whose translation MSFQVCHCGWSKVTTHQGLRTHQGKMGCTPKGMRIPESQSFTFNSYRPFSFVAPPDKLPLDNIFNFSRNPVSQANTDSSDKSLQICHCGWSKVTSYQGLRIHQGMMGCTPKGMRIPESEQRIWKNHWEETHQNDSRPIHKSLFMSGPQTFTNQIYSAAPDTIVKDADKSFFETPERSHQTATNLDKVRRALDFSPGAQQVNQVRFAIPVTAQETAVPSLDKERDEKDEVKKLLKAQLSHMRADLQQKIQIREHKVDEIISSVKICEGSLDAEWLEIERVFSEVVNVVEDARQKAFHPLKERRQKVERESQALLQKLEGEIDALKKTINKLDENPDLQVCPQTGLDESTDWKNVTLDTSFSFGTLRTTTSAMIEEMKMKLEKLTSIELKRIPTFAVDVRLNPATAHQSLHISDDWKEVRDGQKTQRLPDAPGRFDMFGSILALSSLTTGKSYWEVDVSNKTGWDLGVARGNANRKGILSLNPDNGYWVTVHYEDKHYAALTAPPVSLDLKEKPQKVGVFVDYEEGLVSFYNVTSQSHIYSFTECLFSDEIFPYFSPHLKQNGKNSDPLIISTVTRQ comes from the exons ATGAGCTTCCAGGTTTGTCACTGTGGTTGGTCCAAGGTGACGACCCACCAAGGCCTCAGAACTCACCAGGGGAAGATGGGATGTACACCGAAGGGAATGAGGATCCCAGAGAGTCAATCATTCACATTTAACTCTTATCGTCCATTTTCCTTTGTGGCACCTCCAGACAAACTCCCGTTGGATAATATCTTCAACTTTTCTAGAAACCCAG TGTCTCAAGCAAACACAGACTCATCAGACAAGAGCCTCCAAATTTGCCACTGCGGCTGGTCTAAAGTTACATCTTACCAGGGCCTGAGAATTCATCAGGGGATGATGGGATGCACGCCGAAGGGAATGAGGATCCCAGAGAGTGAACAGCGCATCTGGAAAAATCACTGGGAAGAAACTCATCAAAATGACAGCAGACCAATTCACAAG TCTCTCTTCATGTCGGGGCCACAGACCTTCACCAATCAAATATATTCTGCAGCCCCAGACACTATAGTGAAGGACGCAGACAAATCAT TCTTTGAGACTCCTGAGCGTTCTCATCAAACAGCCACAAACTTGGACAAAGTTCGTCGAGCACTTGATTTCTCCCCTGGAGCACAGCAG GTGAATCAAGTGCGCTTTGCGATTCCAGTCACAGCTCAGGAAACAGCAGTCCCTTCACtggacaaagagagagatgaaaaggaTGAAGTTAAAAAACTACTGAAG GCCCAACTATCCCATATGAGGGCTGACTTACAGCAGAAGATTCAAATCAGAGAACACAAGGTGGATGAAATCATTTCCTCTGTAAAAATCTGTGAG GGCAGCTTGGATGCTGAGTGGCTGGAGATCGAAAGAGTTTTCTCAGAGGTGGTGAACGTTGTGGAGGATGCTCGGCAGAAAGCCTTTCACCCACTGAAGGAAAG gagacagaaAGTAGAGCGTGAGTCACAAGCTCTACTCCAGAAGCTGGAAGGAGAAATTGATGCACTCAAAAAGACCATTAATAAGTTGGACGAAAACCCAGACTTGCAG GTTTGTCCCCAAACAGGCCTAGATGAGTCTACAGATTGGAAAAATGTAACACTTGACACTTCATTCTCCTTTGGTACACTGAGAACTACAACATCAGCCATGatagaagaaatgaaaatgaaactggaAAAGCTGACTTCCATTG AACTGAAGCGGATTCCAACATTTGCAG TGGACGTAAGGCTGAATCCAGCTACTGCACATCAGAGCCTTCATATTTCCGATGACTGGAAGGAAGTGAGAGATGGACAAAAGACCCAGAGGCTTCCTGATGCTCCGGGAAGGTTTGACATGTTTGGCAGCATTTTGGCACTCAGCAGCTTGACCACTGGGAAGTCATACTGGGAGGTGGACGTCAGCAACAAGACTGGGTGGGATCTGGGTGTAGCAAGAGGCAACGCAAACCGGAAGGGTATACTCTCGCTGAACCCAGACAATGGTTACTGGGTTACAGTGCATTATGAAGACAAACATTATGCAGCCCTGACAGCACCGCCTGTCAGCCTTGACCTGAAAGAGAAACCTCAGAAGGTGGGGGTGTTTGTGGATTACGAGGAAGGTCTTGTCTCTTTCTACAATGTGACATCTCAGTCTCACATCTACTCATTTACTGAGTGTTTGTTCAGCGACGAGATATTTCCGTACTTCAGCCCACATCTTAAACAAAATGGGAAAAACTCAGATCCACTAATAATCTCCACTGTGACCAGACAGTAG